The following proteins are encoded in a genomic region of Leptospira wolbachii serovar Codice str. CDC:
- a CDS encoding DNA repair helicase XPB, whose translation MTKPLTVQSDKTMLLEVDNPEFEACRDLIAKFAELEKSPEYMHTYRISPLSLWNAASIKMTAEEIIEGLTKFARYSVPKNVMNEVREQISRYGKVKLVKEESGELYIISNEKGFITEIANNRAVQPFVDGMEGDKIRIKKEYRGHIKQALIKIGFPVEDLAGYDEGNKYPFNLRPTTKGGIKFGMRDYQRASVEAFHAGGRNEGGSGVVVLPCGAGKTIVGMGVMQIVGAETLILVTNTLSIRQWRNEILDKTDIPESDIGEYSGEMKEIKPITIATYNILTHRKKKGGDFTHFHIFSANNWGLIVYDEVHLLPAPVFRMTSELQAKRRLGLTATLVREDGLEEDVFSLIGPKKYDVPWKELEAKSWIAEANCVEIRVPMEDDLRMKYSVADDREKFRLASENPEKLRAISYILKKHSTNNILIIGQYINQLEEISQTFKIPLITGKTPLPERQELYQAFRSGQIKQLVVSKVANFSIDLPDANIAIQVSGTFGSRQEEAQRLGRILRPKSQDNTAIFFSLISRDTNEERFGQNRQLFLTEQGYEYEIYTLDQFKETVPEELLTK comes from the coding sequence ATGACCAAGCCACTTACTGTACAAAGTGACAAAACGATGCTTCTTGAGGTAGATAACCCCGAATTTGAAGCCTGTCGGGACCTCATTGCTAAGTTTGCCGAGCTCGAAAAAAGCCCGGAATATATGCACACCTATCGCATTTCTCCACTTTCTTTGTGGAATGCAGCATCCATTAAAATGACTGCAGAAGAGATCATCGAAGGTTTAACAAAATTTGCCCGTTATTCCGTTCCTAAAAACGTAATGAATGAAGTGAGAGAACAAATCTCTCGTTACGGAAAAGTGAAACTCGTGAAAGAAGAATCTGGGGAATTGTATATTATTTCCAATGAAAAAGGATTTATCACAGAAATTGCCAACAACCGTGCCGTTCAACCCTTTGTGGATGGAATGGAAGGCGATAAAATTCGGATTAAAAAAGAATACCGTGGTCACATCAAACAAGCGTTAATCAAAATTGGTTTTCCTGTGGAAGACCTTGCGGGTTACGATGAAGGAAACAAATATCCATTTAACTTACGTCCTACGACAAAAGGTGGAATTAAGTTTGGAATGCGCGACTACCAAAGAGCATCAGTAGAAGCTTTCCATGCGGGTGGACGTAACGAAGGGGGATCCGGTGTTGTGGTTCTTCCTTGCGGTGCGGGAAAAACCATCGTGGGAATGGGTGTTATGCAAATCGTTGGAGCAGAAACACTCATTCTTGTAACGAACACTTTGTCCATTCGTCAGTGGAGAAATGAAATTTTAGACAAAACGGATATCCCTGAGTCAGACATTGGTGAGTATTCTGGTGAGATGAAAGAAATCAAACCGATCACTATTGCCACATACAACATCTTAACTCACAGAAAGAAAAAAGGTGGGGACTTCACTCACTTCCATATCTTCAGTGCGAACAATTGGGGACTTATCGTTTATGATGAGGTTCACTTATTACCAGCACCGGTATTTCGTATGACATCAGAATTGCAAGCCAAACGTAGGTTAGGTCTTACGGCAACTCTTGTTCGTGAAGATGGACTAGAAGAAGATGTGTTCTCACTCATCGGTCCGAAAAAATACGATGTACCTTGGAAAGAACTAGAAGCCAAATCTTGGATTGCCGAAGCCAATTGTGTGGAAATTCGAGTTCCTATGGAAGACGACCTTCGTATGAAGTATTCTGTCGCGGATGATCGTGAGAAGTTCCGTTTGGCTTCCGAAAACCCAGAGAAACTACGTGCGATTAGTTATATTTTGAAGAAACATTCGACTAACAACATTTTGATCATTGGACAATACATCAATCAGTTGGAAGAAATATCTCAAACCTTCAAAATTCCATTGATTACAGGTAAAACTCCTCTTCCGGAAAGACAGGAACTCTACCAAGCGTTTCGTTCAGGCCAAATCAAACAACTTGTGGTTTCGAAAGTGGCGAACTTCTCAATCGACTTACCAGATGCCAACATTGCCATCCAGGTATCGGGAACCTTTGGTTCGAGACAAGAAGAGGCGCAGCGTTTAGGTCGGATCCTTCGTCCAAAATCGCAAGACAATACAGCAATTTTCTTTTCCCTAATTTCGCGTGATACGAATGAAGAGAGGTTTGGACAGAACCGACAACTATTCCTCACCGAACAAGGGTATGAATACGAAATTTATACTTTGGATCAGTTTAAAGAAACTGTTCCGGAAGAATTACTCACTAAATAG
- the dusA gene encoding tRNA dihydrouridine(20/20a) synthase DusA, with product MQPKVPVSRISVAPMMDWTDRHYRFFLRLISKHTLLYTEMVTTGAILRGKDNHRYLEYSKEEHPVALQLGGDSPTALAECAKIGEDYGYDEINLNVGCPSDRVQSGSFGACLMKEPDLVAEMVTACKSQVKIPVTVKHRIGVNGKESYEDLHHFVSKIRSAGVDQIIVHARIAILEGLSPKENRTIPPLRYEDVYSLKKDFPDLPIVINGGIKTHEEVEQHLTKVDGVMIGRAAYDNPFLFSEVDSLYYDSKDSVRTREEVLSELIPYVHSVLEKEGKVHYILRHILGLYHGERGAREYRKFLTDRMHNHDATESILKDYLLLR from the coding sequence TTGCAGCCAAAGGTTCCCGTCAGTCGAATTTCCGTCGCTCCGATGATGGACTGGACTGACAGGCACTACCGCTTCTTTCTCCGACTTATCTCCAAACACACGTTACTTTATACGGAGATGGTGACTACTGGTGCCATCCTCCGTGGGAAAGACAATCATAGGTATCTAGAATATTCTAAAGAAGAACATCCCGTGGCTCTTCAGTTAGGTGGAGATTCGCCGACGGCTCTCGCTGAATGCGCCAAAATCGGTGAAGATTACGGGTATGATGAAATCAATTTGAACGTGGGTTGTCCATCGGATCGGGTACAAAGTGGAAGTTTTGGGGCCTGTCTGATGAAAGAACCAGACCTTGTGGCCGAGATGGTTACAGCTTGCAAATCCCAAGTGAAAATTCCCGTGACCGTAAAACACCGCATAGGTGTGAATGGGAAGGAAAGCTACGAAGACTTACATCATTTTGTATCCAAAATTCGCTCGGCGGGTGTAGACCAAATCATTGTACATGCCAGGATTGCGATTCTCGAAGGACTTTCACCAAAAGAGAACCGAACGATTCCTCCCCTTCGGTATGAAGATGTGTATTCCCTAAAGAAAGATTTTCCCGATTTGCCAATTGTAATCAACGGGGGGATTAAAACTCATGAGGAAGTAGAACAGCATCTAACCAAGGTAGATGGGGTGATGATTGGACGGGCAGCTTATGACAATCCATTTCTCTTTAGTGAAGTCGATTCTCTCTATTATGATTCGAAAGATTCTGTCAGAACAAGGGAGGAAGTTCTTTCCGAACTGATTCCCTATGTCCATTCCGTATTAGAGAAAGAGGGAAAGGTCCACTATATCCTCCGCCATATCTTGGGGCTGTATCATGGGGAAAGAGGTGCAAGGGAATACCGAAAGTTTCTTACCGATAGAATGCATAATCACGATGCCACTGAATCTATTTTAAAAGACTATTTACTTTTGCGTTAA
- a CDS encoding flagellar biosynthesis protein FlhA, which produces MNFRDLLKQSDVILGVGTLLILGMLIVPLPGFVLDILIVISIGLGLLILMTALSVTEPSEFSIFPSILLITTLFRLALNVSTTRQILSKGPAMNSSVIEAFGTFVVGGESGLGKYVVGLIIFIILTIVQVLVITKGATRISEVAARFTLDGLPQKQMSIDMELNSGAITEAEAKVKRKKVQREVDFYGAMDGASKFVQGDVRAGLIITAINLLGGILIGSTIRGESFLASIETYGKFTIGDGLVSQIPGLLSTTATGIIVTRSSSEKKLTVEIKDQLFGNAKTLYVVSGALGLSSLIPGLPFFSLMFLAGAIGYLGYSIEKVAKEEIKKIETVAQEKVQEKKPENYIKEISVEAIQVELGRDLLPLVDSSSGGHLLEQIANTRKKFAIDFGLVIPAIRIIDNLEIPHDNYSIRINGVVVGQSAVRADRLMAMNNTARNLDAIIGEPFTEPAFGLKATWIDPNDKIEVENKGYSVVDPSTVIITHLKELISNYASQLLGREEVKALLEHLRQTHPTLVGELDYDKQGRLGIIQQTLQNLLAEGLSIKNLPKIMDAIANHLPRTNNPFDLAEHVRQALSRQIINDFLSPDGKLHVVTIDPRIIDRMNKSITLDETDGSKIIILPHDVRVRILESVYNELQKALDENRFLIFVVSRYLRQAFAFFLTKELPPRNFAVIASEEIHRGVPTEIASVLSLPSREEHPQEA; this is translated from the coding sequence ATGAATTTTAGAGACTTACTCAAACAATCTGATGTGATTTTAGGAGTGGGGACACTCCTCATTTTAGGGATGCTCATTGTCCCTTTGCCCGGTTTTGTTTTAGATATTCTTATCGTTATCAGTATTGGGCTTGGATTACTCATACTCATGACGGCATTGTCGGTAACAGAACCCAGTGAGTTTTCGATTTTTCCAAGTATCCTTCTAATAACCACCTTATTTCGATTAGCTCTTAACGTTTCGACCACAAGACAAATTTTGTCGAAAGGACCTGCGATGAATTCGAGTGTGATCGAAGCCTTCGGAACCTTTGTGGTCGGTGGGGAATCGGGACTTGGTAAATATGTTGTGGGGCTCATTATCTTTATCATTCTAACGATTGTTCAGGTACTCGTTATTACTAAAGGTGCGACTCGGATCTCGGAAGTGGCAGCAAGGTTTACTTTGGATGGATTGCCACAGAAACAAATGTCCATTGATATGGAATTAAATAGTGGTGCGATCACTGAAGCGGAAGCCAAAGTAAAACGTAAAAAAGTCCAACGAGAAGTGGATTTTTATGGGGCTATGGATGGAGCTTCCAAATTCGTGCAAGGGGACGTAAGGGCAGGGCTCATCATTACCGCCATAAATCTACTTGGTGGAATTTTGATTGGATCCACCATCCGTGGGGAATCCTTCCTTGCTTCCATTGAAACTTATGGAAAGTTTACAATTGGGGATGGACTCGTTTCTCAAATTCCAGGACTACTTTCTACAACAGCAACCGGTATCATTGTCACTCGTTCCAGTTCAGAAAAGAAACTGACCGTAGAGATCAAAGACCAACTTTTTGGGAATGCCAAAACTTTATATGTAGTTTCGGGAGCCCTTGGCCTCTCTAGTTTAATTCCCGGTCTTCCTTTCTTCTCCCTTATGTTTTTAGCAGGAGCCATTGGGTATTTGGGTTATTCGATTGAAAAAGTAGCCAAAGAAGAAATCAAAAAAATCGAAACAGTTGCCCAGGAAAAAGTCCAAGAGAAAAAACCAGAAAACTATATCAAAGAAATTTCTGTGGAAGCCATTCAGGTGGAACTCGGACGCGACTTACTCCCGTTAGTGGATTCCTCTTCGGGTGGGCATTTACTCGAACAGATTGCCAACACTCGTAAAAAATTTGCGATCGATTTTGGTCTTGTGATTCCGGCCATTCGGATCATCGATAATTTAGAAATTCCTCATGATAACTATAGCATTCGTATCAATGGAGTGGTTGTGGGTCAGTCGGCAGTCAGAGCAGATCGTTTGATGGCAATGAATAACACTGCAAGAAACTTAGATGCCATCATCGGCGAACCATTCACTGAGCCTGCCTTCGGTCTGAAAGCCACTTGGATTGATCCGAATGATAAAATTGAAGTGGAGAATAAAGGGTATTCGGTAGTCGATCCATCCACAGTCATCATCACTCATTTGAAAGAATTGATTTCCAATTATGCATCGCAGCTACTCGGAAGAGAAGAAGTGAAAGCCCTTCTCGAACACTTGCGGCAAACACATCCAACCCTTGTGGGTGAACTCGATTACGACAAACAAGGAAGACTTGGGATCATCCAACAAACTTTACAGAATCTTTTGGCAGAAGGCCTTTCGATTAAGAACCTTCCCAAAATTATGGATGCCATTGCAAACCATCTCCCTCGGACAAACAATCCGTTTGATTTGGCGGAACATGTAAGACAAGCCCTCTCTCGCCAAATCATCAACGACTTTCTTTCTCCGGATGGAAAGTTACATGTGGTCACCATTGATCCAAGGATCATTGATCGGATGAACAAAAGTATCACTCTCGATGAAACGGATGGAAGTAAAATCATCATCCTTCCTCATGATGTGCGTGTAAGAATTTTGGAATCTGTTTATAACGAACTCCAAAAGGCTTTGGATGAAAATAGATTCCTTATTTTTGTGGTATCTCGTTACCTCAGACAAGCGTTCGCATTCTTTTTGACAAAGGAACTACCCCCCAGGAACTTTGCAGTAATTGCTTCGGAAGAGATCCATAGAGGGGTTCCTACAGAAATTGCCTCGGTTCTCAGCCTTCCATCCAGAGAGGAACACCCGCAAGAAGCATAG
- a CDS encoding EscU/YscU/HrcU family type III secretion system export apparatus switch protein, with the protein MKLKRFTKFILNGDSIFTWIQSLFGGFDPFCLKTLPAFFGLDFIKPKKITLAPASSGYYEIDLQLFAAADEGRTEPPSERRRREEKEKGNVPKSNEVASTLVLLGGTGVLFVLGDTFIKNTAIFIKKYLPMGMKMDRFGAEEFRVILSGVSRDFFNLLWPVLAITLVFAIVGNVVQVGFMFSPRALSFRFDRITPNFKRVFPNRQTLFNLVKSLAKVIIIGIISYILISGDFLKVLLTGNMGMMQAIKLITYSGFKIMMAAGLLLLGIAVADFFFQKSEFEESLKQTPSEAKREMKEDSGDPVMKNRRMQLARDMMQGNMLREVPKADVVITNPTHYSVALSYEMGRDSAPRVIAKGENRLALEIRRIARENDVPIVESPKQARLLYAQVEVGQEIPQEFFNAVVQILITLEKFRKKVGMG; encoded by the coding sequence ATGAAATTGAAAAGATTCACTAAGTTTATATTGAATGGTGATTCCATTTTTACTTGGATCCAATCATTGTTTGGTGGGTTTGATCCGTTTTGTTTGAAAACTCTCCCTGCTTTCTTTGGTTTGGATTTTATAAAACCGAAGAAGATAACACTAGCTCCAGCTTCCTCTGGATACTATGAGATAGACCTTCAACTTTTCGCTGCGGCCGATGAAGGTCGAACAGAACCTCCGAGTGAACGTCGTAGGCGAGAAGAAAAAGAGAAGGGGAATGTTCCTAAATCCAATGAGGTTGCATCCACATTGGTTTTGTTAGGTGGGACAGGTGTTTTGTTTGTATTAGGTGATACTTTTATCAAAAACACTGCTATTTTTATTAAAAAATACCTTCCTATGGGAATGAAGATGGATCGTTTTGGGGCCGAAGAGTTTCGAGTAATTCTGTCGGGTGTTTCTCGCGATTTTTTTAATCTCCTTTGGCCAGTCCTTGCCATTACTCTCGTATTTGCCATTGTAGGAAATGTGGTTCAGGTGGGATTTATGTTTTCACCTAGAGCCTTATCCTTTCGGTTTGATCGAATAACTCCCAATTTCAAACGAGTATTTCCTAACCGCCAAACATTGTTTAACTTGGTGAAGTCACTCGCTAAAGTGATCATCATCGGCATCATTAGTTATATATTGATCTCTGGTGATTTTTTGAAAGTTCTTTTGACAGGAAATATGGGAATGATGCAGGCCATCAAACTCATTACCTATTCAGGATTTAAGATTATGATGGCCGCAGGACTTTTGTTACTCGGTATAGCCGTGGCTGACTTTTTTTTCCAAAAGTCAGAATTTGAAGAATCTCTCAAACAAACTCCTTCAGAAGCAAAACGAGAGATGAAGGAAGACTCTGGGGATCCGGTTATGAAAAACCGCCGGATGCAACTGGCTCGTGATATGATGCAAGGAAATATGCTTCGTGAAGTTCCGAAAGCCGATGTTGTCATTACCAATCCTACGCATTATTCTGTGGCCTTGTCTTATGAAATGGGAAGGGATTCCGCACCCCGTGTGATTGCCAAGGGAGAGAACCGCCTAGCACTCGAAATACGAAGGATCGCTCGAGAAAATGATGTTCCGATCGTTGAAAGTCCAAAACAAGCACGTCTTTTATATGCACAAGTCGAAGTAGGTCAGGAAATTCCGCAAGAGTTCTTCAATGCGGTGGTTCAAATCCTAATCACTCTTGAGAAGTTTAGAAAAAAAGTAGGAATGGGATAA
- the fliR gene encoding flagellar biosynthetic protein FliR → MEPFVLHFQSFLLVLVRLLGLFLVAPFYSSESINFSLRMIFSFMVSLIVYPVVATYMPPVPGNMINYGILIISEMLIGVFIGFLVSLVFAAFQMAGEFFNNQIGFGYTEILDPVTQNSLPAIGTMKNLMATALFLVIGAHRFLIETLAYSFEKIRIISFTGQVNAGLYRLMEEAIGAMFVVAFKIALPVMGILFLVSLAEGLMGKAAQQMNVMSMSFPLKVFIGTLTLIATLTFIATQMVQGIQISMDKASLLIREWPSL, encoded by the coding sequence ATGGAACCATTTGTTTTACACTTTCAATCTTTTCTCTTGGTCTTAGTCCGCCTCCTCGGACTGTTCTTGGTTGCCCCTTTCTATTCTTCGGAGTCGATCAATTTTTCACTTAGAATGATATTTTCGTTTATGGTATCACTGATCGTTTACCCAGTTGTCGCGACTTATATGCCACCAGTTCCAGGGAATATGATTAACTATGGGATTCTTATTATTTCTGAGATGTTGATTGGAGTGTTTATTGGTTTTCTCGTATCATTAGTGTTTGCTGCCTTCCAGATGGCTGGTGAATTTTTTAACAACCAAATTGGTTTTGGGTATACGGAAATTTTAGATCCTGTCACTCAAAACTCACTCCCAGCTATTGGAACCATGAAAAACCTTATGGCGACAGCACTTTTTCTTGTGATTGGGGCACATAGGTTTCTCATTGAAACTCTCGCTTATTCTTTTGAAAAAATACGAATCATTTCATTTACCGGCCAGGTGAACGCAGGCTTGTATCGCCTAATGGAAGAAGCCATTGGAGCCATGTTTGTTGTCGCTTTTAAGATTGCCCTCCCTGTGATGGGGATTTTGTTTTTGGTCTCTCTAGCGGAGGGCCTTATGGGAAAGGCCGCCCAACAAATGAATGTAATGTCGATGTCTTTTCCGCTGAAAGTATTTATTGGAACACTCACTCTCATCGCGACACTTACTTTTATCGCCACACAAATGGTTCAAGGAATCCAGATTTCGATGGATAAGGCAAGTTTACTCATTCGGGAGTGGCCAAGTCTATGA
- the fliQ gene encoding flagellar biosynthesis protein FliQ, whose protein sequence is MTEVDVVNLLREAFIVTLKISSPILITALVVGLIVGILQTTTSIQEPTIAFVPKLVSIFAVIVFFSAWMVRVMTDYTREIFFMIEKI, encoded by the coding sequence ATGACAGAAGTCGATGTAGTCAACTTACTTAGAGAAGCATTCATCGTAACTCTCAAGATTTCGAGTCCGATTTTGATTACGGCCCTGGTTGTGGGACTCATTGTCGGTATTTTACAAACAACCACTTCCATCCAAGAACCAACTATTGCTTTTGTTCCCAAACTCGTTTCTATTTTTGCTGTGATTGTATTTTTTTCAGCTTGGATGGTGCGAGTGATGACGGACTACACTCGTGAAATTTTTTTTATGATAGAAAAGATATGA
- the fliP gene encoding flagellar type III secretion system pore protein FliP (The bacterial flagellar biogenesis protein FliP forms a type III secretion system (T3SS)-type pore required for flagellar assembly.), which yields MKSRFLSFLKRHKSIIFLISILFLITAGGFTGLMAQDKGTRIPIPNLSFNVNEARGPKDTSLSLMILFLVTILSLAPAIVMSVTSFTKVVIVFDFVRRALSLQNLPPNQVMMGLALFVTFFIMAPTIGKVNDEALQPYLNGKIDQSTFMEGSMKHLRQFMIRQLGRDGTKDVALFLKIGKVQNVKSFEDVPSYVLVPAFMLSEIKKAFIIGIYIFIPFIVIDLIVASALLAMGFMMLPPVMISLPLKLILFILIDGWNLLVLELVRSYK from the coding sequence ATGAAATCTCGTTTTTTATCCTTCCTTAAGAGACATAAATCTATTATTTTTCTCATTAGTATCCTATTTCTCATCACGGCCGGAGGGTTTACCGGGCTTATGGCTCAGGATAAGGGCACAAGGATCCCAATCCCAAACCTATCCTTTAACGTAAATGAGGCGAGGGGACCAAAAGACACCAGTCTTTCCCTTATGATCCTCTTTCTTGTGACCATTCTTTCTTTGGCACCAGCTATTGTGATGAGTGTCACTTCGTTTACAAAGGTTGTGATTGTGTTTGATTTTGTGAGAAGGGCGCTGTCACTTCAAAACTTACCACCAAACCAGGTAATGATGGGCCTTGCACTTTTTGTCACTTTTTTCATTATGGCACCTACGATTGGTAAGGTGAATGACGAAGCACTGCAACCTTACTTAAACGGTAAAATTGATCAATCCACATTTATGGAAGGGTCGATGAAACACTTACGTCAGTTTATGATCCGCCAACTAGGTCGGGATGGAACCAAAGACGTCGCATTGTTTTTGAAGATTGGAAAAGTACAAAATGTGAAGTCCTTTGAGGACGTTCCTTCTTATGTTTTGGTTCCTGCTTTTATGTTAAGTGAAATCAAAAAAGCCTTTATCATTGGTATTTACATTTTCATTCCTTTCATTGTCATCGATTTGATTGTGGCATCTGCACTCCTTGCCATGGGTTTTATGATGTTACCTCCGGTAATGATTTCCCTTCCTCTAAAACTCATTCTTTTCATTTTAATTGATGGATGGAACTTACTTGTCCTTGAGCTCGTAAGGAGTTATAAATGA
- a CDS encoding FliO/MopB family protein, protein MYFCLVLVFAVSPLLSQAVETKELDQILRQELGDSKSKPAETNNSNAAPKFEGSPNKANTGEANKASEETNLIQERYAENPDDSPSATWILLKILFILSILVGAGYFLILQMQKTKSAKYPVKGFMKVLSSLSLSATQSVQIVEVGGRTLVLGVADGSVSLLTEVTAPDEKSQIQKMKEEADPYVPNFLESVLESLQSKAQRKIRINPSKMESLEFDGAAEIQRKAKEGLERLRKHRELLEGGES, encoded by the coding sequence ATGTACTTTTGCCTCGTCCTTGTTTTTGCAGTTTCTCCTCTTCTTTCGCAAGCTGTGGAAACCAAAGAACTTGATCAAATCCTTCGCCAAGAGTTGGGAGATTCTAAATCCAAACCTGCAGAAACAAACAATTCCAATGCAGCTCCGAAATTCGAAGGATCCCCTAACAAAGCGAATACGGGAGAGGCAAACAAGGCTTCTGAAGAAACCAATTTGATTCAAGAAAGGTATGCAGAAAATCCAGATGATTCTCCTTCTGCGACTTGGATTTTACTAAAGATTTTGTTCATTCTAAGTATCCTTGTGGGCGCGGGGTATTTCCTCATATTACAAATGCAAAAAACAAAATCGGCAAAATACCCTGTAAAGGGATTTATGAAGGTTTTGTCTAGCCTCTCTCTCTCGGCAACACAATCAGTGCAAATCGTTGAAGTGGGTGGACGTACACTTGTGTTAGGTGTTGCGGATGGGTCTGTGAGTTTACTTACAGAAGTGACTGCTCCTGATGAAAAATCGCAAATCCAAAAAATGAAAGAGGAAGCGGATCCTTATGTTCCTAATTTTCTAGAATCGGTTCTTGAGAGTTTGCAATCCAAGGCCCAAAGAAAAATCCGTATCAACCCTTCCAAAATGGAAAGTTTGGAATTTGATGGGGCCGCCGAGATCCAACGTAAGGCCAAAGAGGGTCTCGAACGTCTACGCAAACACCGGGAATTGTTAGAAGGAGGGGAGTCATGA
- the fliN gene encoding flagellar motor switch protein FliN, producing MGEGSLSQDEIDALLQGADDTFDLSSLSGASSSSSDNLSPIDRDIISDVIGSAFQVAGNTLGTILAKNTRFMNPATESSSSTDVQKELGTKSVSLFSTISGSLVGRACLIMAQENAAKIAGVMMGGMTPPGQLDNAQLQTLKDSLSPILGTVTAQIGMKLGGTMSGSPPEIALVNSGRDLQLPDDNSLVKTSLSLNIDGVGSFKVYYVISLSMANSVLDIQKGGGQKQQQQSGGMNVNMQPNMGMGGGQGSVGIKGVNFPSLATAGGGPGQTNLNLLMDVQMALTVELGRTKMYIKDILGLGEGSIIELDKLAGEPVDLLVNGKLIAKGEVVVIDENFGVRVTDIVSPTDRLKGEK from the coding sequence ATGGGTGAAGGTTCACTCTCACAAGACGAGATAGACGCATTACTACAAGGTGCGGATGATACATTCGACCTCTCTTCCTTAAGTGGCGCCTCCAGTTCGTCATCGGACAACCTATCTCCTATTGACCGCGACATTATATCCGATGTGATCGGCTCTGCATTCCAGGTGGCGGGGAACACACTTGGCACGATCTTGGCAAAAAACACTCGTTTTATGAACCCTGCCACCGAATCGAGCTCCTCTACCGATGTTCAAAAGGAACTCGGAACCAAATCAGTCAGTTTGTTTTCAACAATTAGCGGAAGTTTGGTGGGGCGGGCTTGTCTTATTATGGCCCAAGAGAATGCAGCAAAAATTGCTGGCGTGATGATGGGGGGAATGACTCCTCCTGGACAACTCGACAACGCACAGCTCCAAACATTAAAAGATTCTTTATCACCAATTTTGGGAACTGTTACGGCACAAATTGGAATGAAACTTGGTGGCACCATGTCTGGCAGCCCACCAGAAATTGCCCTTGTCAATTCAGGACGTGATTTGCAATTACCAGATGACAATAGTTTGGTGAAAACTTCTCTTAGTTTGAATATTGATGGAGTCGGTTCTTTTAAAGTATACTATGTAATTTCTCTCTCAATGGCGAATTCCGTTTTGGATATTCAAAAGGGTGGGGGCCAAAAACAACAACAACAGTCCGGCGGAATGAACGTCAACATGCAACCCAATATGGGAATGGGTGGTGGACAAGGTTCTGTTGGAATTAAAGGTGTTAATTTTCCTTCTCTTGCGACAGCAGGTGGTGGGCCAGGACAAACCAACCTCAATCTGCTTATGGATGTGCAAATGGCACTGACTGTGGAACTCGGAAGAACTAAAATGTATATCAAAGACATTTTGGGCCTTGGAGAAGGTTCCATCATCGAACTAGACAAGTTAGCTGGTGAGCCAGTGGATTTACTTGTCAATGGCAAACTCATCGCTAAGGGTGAGGTTGTGGTCATCGATGAAAACTTTGGTGTTCGTGTTACCGATATCGTAAGTCCGACCGACCGACTCAAAGGCGAAAAATGA
- a CDS encoding DUF971 domain-containing protein, with protein MPNSQLATFPQEISFDDDSLYIEWKDGHGSKYSLLDLRKKCPCATCRGGHGGSVGQATGHIESIKLLSWTKVGRYAISIVWSDYHNTGIYSYDNLRAYSDGLASAFD; from the coding sequence ATGCCAAACTCGCAGCTAGCCACTTTCCCCCAAGAGATCTCTTTCGATGACGATTCTCTGTATATCGAATGGAAAGACGGCCATGGCTCCAAGTATTCTCTTCTCGACCTGCGCAAAAAATGCCCTTGTGCGACTTGCCGTGGAGGACATGGGGGGAGTGTGGGGCAGGCAACGGGTCATATTGAGTCCATCAAACTCCTTTCTTGGACCAAAGTGGGACGGTATGCGATTTCGATTGTTTGGAGTGACTACCACAACACGGGAATTTACTCTTATGACAATCTCCGTGCTTATTCGGACGGACTTGCGAGTGCTTTTGACTAA